The Flavipsychrobacter sp. genome contains the following window.
AGTAACCAAAGACGCTAAAGACCGTGCAAAGTTTAAAGTGACCTCACTGCGTAATATTGCGCTTACTGCTCCATATATGCACGATGGCAGGTTCAAAACTTTGGAAGAAGTGGTAGATCATTATAATAATGGTATCAAAAAATCGCCTACACTTGACCTAGCTCTGGACGCAACTACCAACACAGGGTTAAGATTAACAGCGCAAGACAAGGCAGACCTTGTAGCCTTCTTAAAAACTTTAACGGATGAAACCTTAGCTAAAGATGAGCGTTTCACAAGTCCGTTTTAAATGAAAAGACTACGCTTTTATAACAAATAGCATTAAAAAATGACCTAACTTTGCAACATAACGTTATATAAAACGCTACAAAACAGATTAACCCTCTGTTTTTCATAAGCATGTAGTGACAATATAGTGTTGTCGTTTACCTATGGAGGTGCTATCTAGCACCTCTTTTTTTATTGCTTTTTACGTAAGGTTTAAAAAATATTTGCGAAAATTTTACTGATAATCAATTAGTTACAGAAGTAGGGTAAAAAATCCTAACATTTTTCTTGTTACAATCGTGGTGTAAACCTACCTTTGCAGTCCTCAAAAGATTTTGGGGGCTTGTACAGTTGTATTGCAGTACTGGCAAGCCATAAAGAGAAAATACTAATATTAACAATGAGACATCTAAGTTTTAAAACGCAATCTGCTAACGAAACGATAGTAAAGCGTGATTGGTATGTAGTTGATGCTACTGACCAACCTGTAGGCCGCATGTGTACTAGGATAGCTTCAGTGCTACGTGGTAAAAATAAAGCTTACTACACTCCTCACTTTGACTGTGGCGATTATGTGATCGTATTAAACAGCAGCAAAGTAAAATTTACTGGTAACAAGCTAGACCAAAAAGAGTATCAAACTTTCAGTGGCTACCCTGGTGGTCAGAAAGGTGAAACAGCTAGAAACCTTCTAAGCCGCCGTCCTAACGTTGTTGTAGAGCGTGCAGTAAAAGGTATGCTA
Protein-coding sequences here:
- the rplM gene encoding 50S ribosomal protein L13 — translated: MRHLSFKTQSANETIVKRDWYVVDATDQPVGRMCTRIASVLRGKNKAYYTPHFDCGDYVIVLNSSKVKFTGNKLDQKEYQTFSGYPGGQKGETARNLLSRRPNVVVERAVKGMLPKNRLGRAMYKKLFVYDGAEHPHKAQQPKELKF